A stretch of Desulfarculaceae bacterium DNA encodes these proteins:
- a CDS encoding TAXI family TRAP transporter solute-binding subunit, whose translation MGKKPFKRLILAGALLLTLAIPAQASQTLKMATISPGSSAYLTMTTMATMINQAQDKLQIKVDATGAATKHMIDLAKGKIDLCMTNPVIYFFMKKQKAMYKKLSAAPKLAQNLRLLFWFPYGQYHVVTYADAGIKTLKDIKGKRVFLGPPGGGAWNAAREWVEATTGYKPNKDFDNVKGSWSSAFQGFQDRQFDVYVVGGIAPFPQVEQLALTSELHLLGLTKKEYDANPAAIKATTKIGREVGIIPAGIYGKGVNNKDTIYTLGSIVGVAVNDKMSDATAYELTKLFWEEAKKNIKTHPWLKHLTMKYAVRNGGMQLHPGALKYYEQQGIKVPAGSK comes from the coding sequence ATGGGTAAGAAACCATTCAAACGGCTGATCCTGGCCGGGGCGCTGCTGCTGACCCTGGCCATCCCGGCCCAGGCGTCCCAGACGCTCAAGATGGCCACCATCTCGCCGGGCTCCTCGGCCTATCTGACCATGACCACCATGGCCACCATGATCAACCAGGCCCAGGACAAGCTGCAAATCAAGGTGGACGCCACCGGCGCGGCCACCAAGCACATGATCGACCTGGCCAAGGGCAAGATCGACCTGTGCATGACCAACCCGGTCATCTACTTCTTCATGAAGAAGCAGAAGGCCATGTACAAGAAGCTGAGCGCCGCTCCCAAGCTGGCCCAGAACCTGCGCCTGCTGTTCTGGTTCCCCTACGGCCAGTACCACGTCGTCACCTACGCCGACGCGGGCATCAAGACCCTCAAGGACATCAAGGGCAAGCGCGTCTTTTTGGGCCCTCCCGGCGGCGGCGCCTGGAACGCGGCGCGGGAATGGGTGGAGGCCACCACCGGCTACAAGCCCAACAAGGACTTCGACAATGTCAAGGGTAGCTGGTCCTCGGCCTTCCAGGGCTTCCAGGACCGCCAGTTCGACGTGTACGTGGTCGGCGGCATCGCCCCCTTCCCCCAGGTCGAGCAGCTGGCCCTCACCTCCGAGCTGCACCTGCTGGGCCTGACCAAGAAGGAATACGACGCCAACCCCGCGGCCATCAAGGCCACCACCAAGATCGGCCGCGAAGTGGGCATCATTCCGGCGGGCATCTACGGCAAGGGCGTGAACAACAAGGACACCATCTACACCCTGGGCTCCATCGTGGGCGTGGCCGTGAACGACAAGATGTCCGACGCCACGGCCTACGAACTCACCAAGCTGTTTTGGGAGGAGGCCAAGAAGAACATAAAGACCCACCCCTGGCTCAAGCACCTGACCATGAAGTACGCGGTGCGCAACGGCGGCATGCAGCTGCACCCGGGGGCTCTCAAGTATTACGAGCAGCAGGGAATCAAGGTTCCCGCCGGCTCCAAGTAG
- a CDS encoding FadR family transcriptional regulator, with the protein MQTFKPIKQTRISEEVLSQLKESILRGRYRAGDKLPSERELTEQLQVSRGAVREAIRVLEMTGFVIIRQGPSGGAFVTEVTSDRLASGFLDFYLAGTLTIGEVCEVRLHVEPQVARLAARHITPEGALRLRQALEAERIPFRDYDERMQRLTEVHHVINDLCGNHLFEAIVNSMIQLTHEIVGAVDPADHDQVHTLGEHDKLVAAILAGDEEGAARTMSEHVISFTDRLVHMDQTYRTMRQPAS; encoded by the coding sequence ATGCAAACTTTCAAACCTATTAAGCAAACCAGAATTTCCGAAGAGGTCTTGTCCCAGCTCAAGGAATCCATCCTGCGCGGCAGGTATCGGGCGGGCGACAAACTCCCCTCTGAACGGGAATTGACCGAGCAGCTTCAGGTAAGCCGGGGAGCGGTGCGCGAGGCCATCCGGGTGCTGGAGATGACCGGGTTTGTCATCATCCGCCAGGGCCCCAGCGGCGGCGCTTTTGTCACCGAAGTGACCTCGGACCGCCTGGCCAGCGGGTTTCTGGATTTCTACCTGGCCGGCACCCTGACCATCGGAGAGGTGTGCGAGGTGCGCCTGCACGTGGAGCCCCAGGTGGCCCGTCTGGCCGCCCGCCACATCACCCCCGAGGGCGCCCTGCGCCTGCGCCAGGCCCTGGAGGCGGAGCGCATCCCCTTCCGCGACTATGACGAGCGCATGCAGCGCCTCACCGAGGTGCACCACGTAATCAACGACCTGTGCGGCAACCACCTCTTCGAGGCCATCGTCAACTCCATGATCCAACTCACCCACGAGATCGTGGGCGCGGTGGACCCGGCCGACCACGACCAAGTGCACACCCTGGGCGAGCACGACAAGCTGGTGGCGGCCATATTGGCGGGAGACGAGGAAGGGGCGGCCCGGACCATGTCCGAGCACGTGATCAGCTTCACCGACCGGCTGGTGCACATGGACCAGACCTACCGGACCATGCGCCAGCCGGCCTCCTGA
- a CDS encoding TRAP transporter substrate-binding protein — protein MKKSLMLGLALLFTLGLIGSAWAGGTINLKLASFMAPNHVQHKQVIEPWAKKLSEMTGGKVKVTIFPASSLGKPPEHYDLAAKGIADIAFPILSYNPGRFNLTSVFELPFMFTTSEQVSVALWKVYEKYLQKEFKDVKVLWLFQHGPAQIFTTKKPVKTLADLNGMKIRCSNPFVNQSLTMLGATPVFMPVPSVYTALERGVIDGTAISYEGLVAFKQDDVVRYATTCTLYSLNMAIVMNKRKFDSLPADVQKAINETTGLAMCRAAGKAFDDAEIIDKKKAVAKGVKVLTLPPAELAKWKTDSRKIWVKWAKDMNAKGLPGTAVLDMAKSLLGHK, from the coding sequence GTGAAAAAATCTTTGATGTTGGGACTGGCCTTATTGTTCACCCTGGGGTTGATCGGCAGCGCCTGGGCCGGAGGGACCATCAACCTCAAACTGGCCTCTTTCATGGCTCCCAACCATGTGCAGCATAAGCAGGTCATCGAACCTTGGGCCAAGAAGCTTTCCGAGATGACCGGCGGCAAGGTGAAGGTCACCATCTTCCCCGCCTCCAGCCTGGGCAAGCCGCCTGAGCACTACGACCTGGCCGCCAAGGGCATCGCGGACATCGCCTTCCCCATCCTCTCCTACAACCCCGGCCGCTTCAACCTGACTTCGGTCTTCGAGCTTCCCTTCATGTTCACCACCTCCGAGCAGGTGAGCGTGGCCCTGTGGAAGGTCTACGAGAAGTACCTGCAAAAAGAGTTCAAGGACGTGAAGGTGCTGTGGCTCTTCCAGCACGGCCCGGCCCAGATCTTCACCACCAAGAAGCCGGTCAAGACCCTGGCCGACCTCAACGGCATGAAGATCCGCTGCTCCAACCCCTTTGTTAACCAGAGCCTCACCATGCTGGGCGCCACCCCCGTGTTCATGCCCGTGCCCAGCGTGTACACCGCCCTGGAGCGCGGCGTCATCGACGGCACCGCCATCTCCTACGAGGGCCTAGTGGCCTTCAAGCAGGACGACGTGGTGCGCTACGCCACCACCTGCACCCTGTACTCGCTCAACATGGCCATCGTCATGAACAAGCGCAAGTTCGACTCCCTGCCCGCCGACGTGCAGAAGGCCATCAACGAGACCACCGGCCTGGCCATGTGCCGCGCCGCGGGCAAGGCCTTTGACGACGCCGAGATCATCGACAAGAAGAAGGCCGTGGCCAAGGGCGTGAAGGTTCTGACCCTGCCCCCGGCCGAGCTGGCCAAGTGGAAGACGGACTCCCGCAAGATCTGGGTGAAGTGGGCCAAGGACATGAACGCCAAGGGTCTGCCCGGCACCGCGGTGCTGGACATGGCCAAGTCCCTGCTCGGCCACAAGTAG
- a CDS encoding TRAP transporter small permease produces the protein MSIISKNIKQGGLSGLLSLAGAVVLFCMMLLTSADVAFRYLFNSPILGSLEIIEFMVVLVVFFFVPISEREGAHVKVDLVVSTLPQGMRRGAKVFTLALSLAIMAMITWMTGLQAMETAEIGEYSSILHIPKSPFYWMVGLGCLAMCIELARQLIAALRGGDA, from the coding sequence ATGTCAATCATCTCGAAAAACATCAAGCAAGGGGGGTTGAGCGGGTTGCTTAGCCTGGCCGGCGCGGTGGTGCTCTTCTGCATGATGCTGCTCACCAGCGCCGACGTGGCTTTCCGCTACCTGTTCAACAGCCCCATCCTGGGCTCGCTGGAGATCATCGAGTTTATGGTGGTGCTGGTGGTCTTCTTCTTTGTGCCCATCTCCGAGCGCGAGGGGGCACATGTGAAGGTGGATCTGGTGGTCTCCACGCTGCCCCAGGGCATGCGCCGGGGGGCCAAGGTCTTCACCCTGGCGCTATCGCTGGCCATCATGGCCATGATCACTTGGATGACCGGATTGCAGGCCATGGAGACCGCCGAGATCGGCGAGTACTCCAGCATCCTGCACATACCCAAGTCGCCTTTCTATTGGATGGTGGGATTGGGCTGCCTGGCCATGTGCATAGAGCTGGCCAGGCAGCTCATCGCCGCCCTGAGGGGAGGTGACGCATGA
- the lipA gene encoding lipoyl synthase, whose translation MKGISMNRDAAPLRKPSWLRRSLSSTGQCGSTNRAVSDLGLNTVCREAQCPNRQECFGRGTATFLLLGPSCTRACRFCAVDKTPAAPPDPGEPGRVAEACARLGLEFCVLTMVTRDDLPDGGAAHVAATIAALGQYLPGVGVEVLISDLGGDPEALATVLAAAPQVLNHNLETVPRLYEAVRPQADYGRSLELLSRASQAGHVTKSGLMLGLGESEDEVLAALQDLRSVGCQILTLGQYLAPSARHYPVARYVPPEEFDHYRERALAMGFGAVASAPLVRSSYQAQAMYQQCLAARP comes from the coding sequence ATGAAAGGGATCAGCATGAACCGCGACGCCGCCCCTCTGCGCAAGCCCTCCTGGCTGCGGCGCAGCCTGTCTTCCACGGGGCAGTGCGGCAGCACCAACCGGGCGGTGAGCGACCTGGGCCTCAACACGGTGTGCCGCGAGGCCCAGTGCCCCAACCGCCAGGAATGCTTTGGCCGGGGCACGGCCACCTTCCTGCTCCTGGGGCCCAGCTGCACCCGCGCCTGCCGCTTCTGCGCGGTGGACAAGACCCCGGCCGCGCCCCCGGACCCCGGCGAGCCCGGCCGGGTGGCTGAGGCCTGCGCCCGCCTGGGCCTGGAGTTCTGCGTGCTGACCATGGTCACCCGCGACGACCTGCCCGACGGCGGCGCGGCCCACGTGGCCGCCACCATCGCCGCCCTGGGCCAGTACCTGCCCGGGGTGGGGGTGGAGGTCTTGATCTCCGACCTGGGGGGAGACCCCGAGGCCCTGGCCACGGTGCTGGCCGCCGCTCCCCAGGTGCTCAACCACAACCTGGAGACCGTGCCCCGGCTCTACGAGGCGGTGCGGCCCCAGGCCGACTACGGACGCTCCTTGGAGCTGTTGAGCCGGGCCAGCCAGGCGGGCCACGTCACCAAGTCCGGCCTCATGCTGGGCCTGGGCGAGAGCGAGGACGAGGTGCTGGCCGCCTTGCAAGACCTGCGCTCCGTGGGCTGCCAAATACTCACCCTGGGGCAATACCTGGCCCCCTCGGCCCGGCACTATCCCGTGGCCCGCTACGTGCCCCCCGAGGAGTTCGACCACTACCGCGAGCGGGCCCTGGCCATGGGTTTCGGTGCCGTGGCCAGCGCTCCCCTGGTGCGCAGCTCCTACCAGGCCCAGGCCATGTACCAGCAATGTCTGGCCGCAAGGCCCTGA
- a CDS encoding TRAP transporter fused permease subunit, whose protein sequence is MKRSIAITGDLLCAGMALFAVVVAAIGVFDMVVVSGLTVLLALLICLFRLKQSAGGKDPNPAVLTLHGIMALVLLYIFWEWGLVMFEQEINIIDISLWRNSFAWVAIILISYLSYRFFGVPMVAVVVLAGAYLLLPPAVGGSGVGWKHAMENLWFSTDGVFGRPVEVVSRTVLVFIVFGAVLQQSGAGAVLLRIAMAATGRFAGGPAHAAVAASALFGSLSGTAVANVVSTGVFTIPIIKKIGFRPAFAGAVEAAASTGGQIMPPVMGVVAFLMADITGIPYLKIIVAALIPSIMYYSSLFIVVFIEAKRLGVEALPKEQRVALTKDDLLKSLALVVPLGVIIAVLITGRTAQNAGFYALIAAFVLSLLLFPKFRKPDQWWKALVASGKTCAVLIVIVSAIGFVIGVINMTGIGLMFAESVLSVASSNLWLALVFVMLSCLVMGMGVPTGAAYLMIAIVLGPVLHKLGLSLMAAHLFVVYFGVLSVVTPPVALAAFAAAPIAEANPMETGFQATRLAIAGFIIPYLFVFHPDLLLVLDDFNLFGLLWALFVFFVATWGIATGLGGWEWNKLPIWQRAARLLSAVLLIVPGVPSGLAGGAILAVCLILNLRSRRGPQYSSAN, encoded by the coding sequence GTGAAGCGTAGCATCGCAATCACCGGCGACCTGCTCTGCGCCGGGATGGCCCTGTTCGCGGTGGTGGTGGCCGCCATCGGCGTGTTCGATATGGTGGTGGTCTCGGGGCTCACCGTGCTGCTGGCCCTGCTCATCTGCCTGTTCCGCCTAAAGCAATCCGCCGGCGGCAAGGACCCCAACCCCGCCGTCCTGACCCTGCACGGCATCATGGCCCTGGTCTTGCTCTACATCTTCTGGGAGTGGGGCCTGGTGATGTTCGAGCAGGAGATCAACATCATCGACATCAGCCTGTGGCGCAACTCCTTCGCCTGGGTGGCCATCATCCTGATCAGCTACCTGAGCTACCGCTTCTTCGGCGTCCCCATGGTGGCGGTGGTGGTGCTGGCGGGAGCCTATCTGCTGCTGCCCCCGGCGGTGGGCGGGTCCGGGGTGGGCTGGAAGCACGCCATGGAGAACCTGTGGTTCTCCACCGACGGGGTCTTCGGCCGGCCGGTGGAGGTGGTCAGCCGCACGGTGCTGGTGTTCATCGTCTTCGGCGCGGTGTTGCAGCAATCCGGCGCGGGGGCGGTGCTCTTGCGCATAGCCATGGCCGCCACCGGCCGCTTCGCCGGCGGACCGGCCCACGCCGCCGTGGCCGCCTCGGCCCTGTTCGGCTCCCTGTCGGGCACCGCCGTGGCCAACGTGGTTTCCACCGGGGTGTTCACCATTCCCATCATTAAGAAGATCGGGTTCCGGCCCGCCTTCGCCGGCGCGGTGGAGGCAGCCGCCTCAACCGGCGGTCAGATCATGCCCCCGGTGATGGGGGTGGTGGCATTCCTCATGGCCGATATCACGGGCATTCCCTACCTCAAGATCATCGTGGCCGCCCTGATCCCCTCGATCATGTACTACAGCTCGCTGTTCATCGTGGTGTTCATCGAGGCCAAGCGGCTGGGGGTGGAGGCCCTGCCCAAGGAGCAGCGCGTCGCCCTTACCAAGGACGACCTGCTCAAGAGCCTGGCCCTGGTGGTGCCCTTGGGGGTAATCATCGCGGTGTTGATCACCGGGCGCACCGCCCAGAACGCCGGGTTCTACGCCCTGATCGCCGCCTTCGTGCTCAGCCTGCTCCTGTTCCCCAAGTTCCGCAAGCCTGACCAGTGGTGGAAGGCCCTGGTGGCCTCGGGCAAGACCTGCGCGGTGCTCATCGTCATCGTCAGCGCCATCGGCTTCGTCATCGGGGTGATCAACATGACCGGCATCGGTCTCATGTTCGCCGAGTCGGTCTTGTCGGTGGCCTCCAGCAACCTGTGGCTGGCCCTGGTGTTCGTCATGCTCTCCTGCCTGGTCATGGGCATGGGCGTGCCCACCGGCGCGGCTTACCTGATGATCGCCATCGTGCTGGGGCCGGTGCTGCACAAGCTGGGGCTCTCGCTCATGGCGGCCCACCTGTTCGTGGTGTACTTCGGGGTGCTCAGCGTGGTCACTCCGCCGGTGGCCCTGGCCGCTTTCGCCGCGGCCCCCATCGCCGAGGCCAACCCCATGGAAACCGGCTTCCAGGCCACCCGCCTGGCCATCGCCGGCTTCATCATCCCCTACCTGTTCGTCTTCCACCCGGATCTCTTGTTGGTGTTGGACGACTTCAACCTGTTCGGCCTGCTCTGGGCCTTGTTCGTGTTCTTCGTCGCCACCTGGGGCATCGCCACCGGGCTGGGGGGCTGGGAATGGAACAAGCTGCCCATCTGGCAGCGGGCGGCGCGCCTGCTGTCGGCGGTTTTGCTTATCGTTCCGGGCGTGCCATCCGGCCTGGCCGGAGGGGCCATATTGGCCGTATGCCTGATATTGAATCTGCGGTCCCGGCGCGGGCCGCAATATTCCTCGGCTAACTAA
- a CDS encoding FadR family transcriptional regulator, translated as MSFKPIDKSRRFLQVSRQLRKSIFSGEYQPGQRLPNERELAESFGTSRIIVREAIWDLKRSGLVEVKRGAHGGAFVQEMSHDAVTSVMRDVASLGKVRPAHLIEVRLVIEPAVTALAAHRATEDDLRKMGSYLEPEIQPKKQTDEYVRWQIGFHRLVAEASHNPLFAMQVNIYLDFTEEMVLRLRHKDRLYHDIVTHPAILDKLTQRDPEGAQRLMHDHLLMVKPAFDDWQKQFGGNGLGGADAANEEQA; from the coding sequence ATGAGCTTCAAACCGATAGACAAGTCCCGGCGTTTCTTGCAGGTGTCCCGCCAGTTGCGCAAGTCCATCTTCAGCGGCGAATACCAGCCCGGCCAGAGGCTGCCCAACGAAAGGGAGCTGGCCGAGTCCTTCGGCACCAGCCGGATCATCGTGCGCGAAGCGATCTGGGACCTGAAGAGGTCGGGGCTGGTGGAGGTCAAGCGCGGGGCCCACGGCGGGGCCTTCGTGCAGGAGATGAGCCACGACGCGGTCACCTCGGTGATGCGCGACGTGGCCAGCCTGGGCAAGGTGCGCCCGGCCCACCTCATCGAGGTGCGCCTGGTCATCGAGCCGGCGGTCACCGCCCTGGCCGCGCATAGGGCCACCGAGGACGACCTGCGCAAGATGGGCTCCTATTTGGAGCCCGAGATCCAGCCCAAAAAACAGACCGACGAGTACGTGCGCTGGCAGATCGGCTTCCACCGCCTGGTGGCCGAGGCCTCGCACAACCCCCTGTTCGCCATGCAGGTGAACATCTACCTGGACTTCACCGAGGAGATGGTGTTGCGCCTGCGCCACAAGGACCGGCTCTACCACGACATCGTCACCCACCCCGCCATCTTGGACAAATTAACCCAGCGCGATCCCGAGGGCGCCCAGCGGCTCATGCACGACCATTTGCTGATGGTAAAGCCGGCCTTTGACGACTGGCAGAAGCAGTTCGGGGGCAACGGCCTGGGCGGCGCGGATGCAGCCAACGAGGAGCAAGCATGA
- a CDS encoding TRAP transporter large permease, producing MMMDPLTLGLLGTAVLFVLLALGMHIGLALALVGFVGYGMVVGLESALPILGMTPYSSGSSFMLSVIPLFVLMGQFAFVSGISGEIFKAVHSWIGHTRGGLAMATILGCAGFSAISGSSLATAATMGTVAMPEMRKYGYDPSLASGSVAAGGTLGILIPPSIGFVIYGILIEESIGKLFMAGILPGLMLAGIFILTVYIQCLLRPGLGPTRPKASMAERWRSLAGIWGMLVLFTVVIGGIYAGVFTPTEAAGVGAFGAFIIALLRGKLTFSGVLECLLATGKTTAMIFLIIIGAELFSRFLAVTQLPMQLADFLGALPFSPYVILCGILVLYLILGCVMDCFAIMILTTPILFPVIQTLGFDPIWYGVLMVVVLEIGLITPPVGLNVFVIKGVAPDLSLNTIFKGIGPFIAASTLAIVLLILFPEIATYIPSHMK from the coding sequence ATGATGATGGACCCATTGACCCTGGGGCTGTTGGGCACGGCGGTGTTGTTCGTGCTCCTGGCTCTGGGCATGCATATCGGCCTGGCCCTGGCCCTGGTGGGCTTCGTGGGCTACGGCATGGTGGTGGGGCTGGAGTCGGCCCTGCCCATCCTGGGGATGACTCCCTATTCCTCCGGCTCCAGCTTCATGCTGAGCGTCATCCCCCTGTTCGTGCTCATGGGGCAGTTCGCCTTCGTCTCGGGCATCAGCGGCGAGATATTCAAGGCGGTGCATTCCTGGATCGGCCACACCCGGGGCGGCCTGGCCATGGCCACCATCCTGGGCTGCGCGGGCTTTTCGGCCATCAGCGGCTCTTCCCTGGCCACCGCCGCCACCATGGGCACCGTGGCCATGCCCGAGATGCGCAAATACGGCTACGACCCCTCCCTGGCTTCGGGCTCGGTGGCCGCCGGCGGCACCCTGGGTATCCTCATCCCGCCCAGCATCGGCTTTGTCATCTACGGCATCCTCATCGAGGAATCCATCGGCAAGCTGTTCATGGCCGGCATCCTGCCCGGCCTGATGCTGGCCGGCATCTTCATCCTGACCGTGTACATCCAGTGCCTGCTGCGGCCCGGCCTGGGCCCCACCCGCCCCAAGGCCAGCATGGCCGAGCGCTGGCGTTCCCTGGCCGGCATCTGGGGCATGCTGGTGCTGTTCACCGTGGTCATCGGCGGCATCTATGCCGGCGTGTTTACCCCCACCGAGGCCGCGGGCGTGGGCGCCTTCGGGGCGTTTATCATCGCGCTGCTCAGGGGCAAGCTCACCTTCAGCGGCGTCCTGGAGTGCCTGCTGGCCACCGGCAAGACCACGGCCATGATCTTTTTGATCATCATCGGGGCCGAGCTGTTCAGCCGCTTTCTGGCGGTCACCCAGCTGCCCATGCAACTGGCCGACTTCCTGGGCGCCCTGCCGTTCTCGCCCTACGTGATCCTCTGCGGCATCCTGGTGCTCTACCTGATCCTGGGATGCGTGATGGACTGCTTCGCCATCATGATCCTCACCACCCCCATCCTCTTCCCGGTGATCCAGACCCTGGGCTTCGACCCCATTTGGTACGGTGTGTTGATGGTGGTGGTTTTGGAGATCGGGCTCATCACCCCGCCGGTGGGGCTCAACGTGTTTGTGATCAAGGGCGTGGCGCCGGATCTTTCGCTCAACACCATTTTCAAGGGCATCGGGCCCTTTATCGCGGCCAGCACCCTGGCCATCGTGCTGCTCATATTGTTCCCGGAGATAGCGACCTATATCCCGTCGCATATGAAGTAG
- a CDS encoding aryl-sulfate sulfotransferase, translated as MTYPSIYPTGTTIYDPERCWNGYTIFQAKELGALLIDMNGGEVKLWKGLHGLPNKILPGGYVMGATGERNTKYGMQDFLDVVQVDWEGKVVWSFDQYEYVEDPGEEPRWMARNHHDFQREGNPVGYYAPGMDPRADGGNTLILCHKNLHEPEISDKVLLDDSFIEVNWEGDIVWEWVLSEHFEEFTWREEARNALYRKPNPRNCGGDWAHVNSMSALGPNKWFEAGDQRFHPDNIIWSSREANIIAITDKASGKVVWHIGPDYDTSPALKKLGWIIGKHHAHLIPRGLPGEGNLLVFDNGGWAGYGAPNPGAPTGGKNALRDYSRVLEIDPTTLEIVWKYTPVEAGLRMPFDANRFYSPIVSSAQRLPNGNTLITEGTGGRFIEVTPEHETVWEYISPYFGQSTPYNLVYRAYRVPYEWVPQVEPPKETPVEPVDVASFRMPGAAARGGAQVTEVAGVKPYQRSEVLCVVSSADLAED; from the coding sequence ATGACCTATCCGAGCATCTATCCCACCGGGACCACCATCTACGATCCCGAACGCTGCTGGAACGGCTACACCATATTCCAGGCCAAGGAGCTGGGCGCCCTGCTCATAGACATGAACGGCGGCGAGGTGAAGCTGTGGAAGGGCCTGCACGGCCTGCCCAACAAGATTCTGCCCGGCGGTTACGTCATGGGGGCCACCGGCGAGCGCAACACCAAGTACGGCATGCAGGACTTCCTGGACGTGGTGCAGGTGGACTGGGAAGGCAAGGTCGTCTGGAGTTTCGACCAGTATGAGTACGTGGAGGACCCGGGCGAGGAGCCGCGCTGGATGGCCCGCAACCACCACGACTTCCAGCGCGAGGGCAACCCCGTGGGCTACTACGCCCCGGGCATGGACCCCCGCGCCGACGGCGGCAACACCCTGATCCTGTGCCACAAGAACCTGCACGAGCCCGAGATCTCGGACAAGGTCTTGTTGGACGATTCTTTCATCGAGGTCAACTGGGAAGGCGACATCGTCTGGGAATGGGTGCTCAGCGAGCACTTCGAGGAGTTCACCTGGCGCGAGGAGGCGCGCAACGCGCTCTACCGCAAGCCCAACCCGCGCAACTGCGGGGGAGATTGGGCCCACGTGAACTCCATGTCCGCCCTGGGGCCCAACAAGTGGTTCGAGGCCGGGGACCAGCGCTTCCATCCGGACAACATCATCTGGTCCTCCCGCGAGGCCAACATCATCGCCATCACCGACAAGGCCTCGGGCAAGGTGGTCTGGCACATCGGGCCGGACTACGACACCAGCCCGGCCCTAAAGAAGCTGGGCTGGATCATCGGCAAGCACCACGCCCACCTGATCCCCCGGGGCCTGCCCGGCGAGGGCAACCTCCTGGTGTTCGACAACGGCGGCTGGGCCGGCTACGGCGCTCCCAACCCCGGCGCGCCCACCGGCGGCAAGAACGCCCTGCGCGACTACTCGCGGGTATTGGAGATCGACCCCACCACCCTGGAGATCGTGTGGAAGTACACGCCGGTGGAGGCGGGGCTGCGCATGCCCTTCGACGCCAACCGCTTCTACAGCCCCATCGTCAGCTCGGCCCAGCGCCTGCCCAACGGCAACACCCTCATCACCGAGGGCACCGGCGGCCGCTTCATCGAGGTGACCCCGGAGCACGAGACGGTGTGGGAGTACATCAGCCCCTACTTCGGGCAGTCGACTCCCTACAACCTGGTCTACCGGGCTTACCGGGTGCCCTACGAGTGGGTGCCCCAGGTGGAGCCTCCCAAAGAGACCCCGGTGGAGCCGGTGGACGTGGCCAGCTTCCGGATGCCGGGCGCGGCCGCCCGGGGCGGGGCCCAGGTCACCGAGGTGGCCGGGGTCAAGCCCTATCAGCGCTCCGAGGTGCTCTGCGTGGTGAGCTCGGCGGATCTGGCCGAGGATTGA